Proteins encoded by one window of Bubalus bubalis isolate 160015118507 breed Murrah chromosome 4, NDDB_SH_1, whole genome shotgun sequence:
- the LOC123333121 gene encoding cytochrome c oxidase subunit 6C-like, with translation MSTSLAKPQMCGLLAKCLRFHIVGAFMVSLRFATFYKFAVAEKRKKAYADFYRNYDSMKDFEEMRKAGIFQSAK, from the coding sequence ATGTCCACTTCTTTGGCAAAACCTCAGATGTGTGGCCTCCTGGCCAAATGTCTGCGATTTCATATTGTTGGAGCATTCATGGTCTCCCTGAGGTTTGCAACTTTCTATAAGTTTGCTGTggctgaaaaaagaaagaaggcataTGCAGACTTCTACAGAAATTATGATTCCATGAAAGATTTTGAGGAGATGAGGAAGGCTGGTATCTTTCAGAGTGCAAAGTGA